A genomic window from Silene latifolia isolate original U9 population chromosome Y, ASM4854445v1, whole genome shotgun sequence includes:
- the LOC141634393 gene encoding actin-related protein 2/3 complex subunit 1B-like isoform X1, whose amino-acid sequence MAIYMKYNIISFILVSVAIAFLNSVMEFNSLSHISVLAVLALCPNTEEVHIYQLSEGKWDRVHILMKHDQVVCGIDWSSKTNKIVTVSHDRNSYVWNQEAGEWVPTLVILRLNRAALCVQWSPTENKFAVGSGAKTVCICYYEQDNNWWVSKLIRKKHNSSVTSVAWHPNNILLATTSTDGKCRVFSTFIKGVDTRVSEASSSSETKFGEQIIQLDLSYSWAFGVKWSPTGNTLAYVGHNSMIYFVDDVGPSPLAQTVAFRDLPLCDILFVSEKMVIGVGFDYNPMVFAADESGSWSFIRFLGERQTAPTNARYGSQLSGAFGKLYGQSKYSNANDTVDDTSDRSHENCITRIVPLKKGTDSKVARFSTSGLDGKVVIWDLGSHNLADYL is encoded by the exons ATGGCAATATACATGAAATACAATATTATAAGCTTTATTCTGGTTTCTGTTGCTATAGCCTTTCTTAATTCTGTCATGGAGTTCAATTCTCTAAGCCATATATCTGTCCTTGCAGTGCTTGCTTTATGCCCCAACACCGAAGAAGTTCATATTTATCAATTATCAGAGGGAAAGTGGGATAGGGTACATATTCTCATGAAG CATGATCAAGTTGTATGTGGCATAGATTGGAGttcgaaaacaaacaaaattgtGACTGTGTCGCATGATCGAAATTC GTATGTTTGGAACCAAGAAGCAGGAGAGTGGGTGCCAACTCTTGTTATTCTACGACTAAATCGTGCTGCTCTATGTGTGCAATGGAGTCCAACAG AAAACAAGTTTGCTGTTGGAAGTGGTGCAAAAACAGTGTGTATATGCTACTACGAGCAAGACAATAACTG GTGGGTCAGTAAACTTATAAGAAAGAAACACAATTCTTCTGTGACAAGTGTTGCCTGGCATCCGAACAAC ATTCTTTTGGCAACGACATCAACAGATGGAAAATGCAGAGTTTTTTCTACTTTTATTAAGGGTGTTGATACAAG GGTCTCTGAAGCAAGCTCTTCATCTGAGACAAAGTTTGGCGAG CAAATAATTCAGCTTGATCTCTCTTATTCGTGGGCGTTTGGTGTAAAGTGGTCTCCCACAGGCAATACATTAGCCTATGTAG GTCATAACTCGATGATATATTTTGTTGATGATGTGGGCCCCTCACCTTTGGCACAAACTGTCGCATTCCGTGATTTGCCCCTCTGTGAT ATCCTATTCGTGTCAGAGAAAATGGTTATAGGTGTGGGATTTGATTACAATCCAATGGTTTTTGCAGCAGATGAAAGTGGATCGTG GAGCTTTATTAGATTTTTGGGTGAAAGGCAAACGGCTCCAACAAATGCACGATATGGTTCACAG CTATCGGGAGCTTTCGGAAAACTATATGGTCAGTCAAAGTATAGCAATGCCAATGACACAGTTGATGATACAAGTGACCGTTCTCATGAAAACTGCATAAC TCGCATTGTACCGTTGAAGAAGGGAACGGATTCAAAAGTTGCACGCTTCAGCACTTCAG GACTTGATGGGAAGGTAGTTATCTGGGATTTGGGAAGCCACAATCTTGCCGACTATCTATGA
- the LOC141634393 gene encoding actin-related protein 2/3 complex subunit 1B-like isoform X2 — translation MSAVSAHKFAQCITCHAWNADHSMLALCPNTEEVHIYQLSEGKWDRVHILMKHDQVVCGIDWSSKTNKIVTVSHDRNSYVWNQEAGEWVPTLVILRLNRAALCVQWSPTENKFAVGSGAKTVCICYYEQDNNWWVSKLIRKKHNSSVTSVAWHPNNILLATTSTDGKCRVFSTFIKGVDTRVSEASSSSETKFGEQIIQLDLSYSWAFGVKWSPTGNTLAYVGHNSMIYFVDDVGPSPLAQTVAFRDLPLCDILFVSEKMVIGVGFDYNPMVFAADESGSWSFIRFLGERQTAPTNARYGSQLSGAFGKLYGQSKYSNANDTVDDTSDRSHENCITRIVPLKKGTDSKVARFSTSGLDGKVVIWDLGSHNLADYL, via the exons ATGAGTGCAGTTTCCGCTCATAAGTTTGCTCAATGCATCACTTGCCATGCTTGGAATGCTGACCATTCTA TGCTTGCTTTATGCCCCAACACCGAAGAAGTTCATATTTATCAATTATCAGAGGGAAAGTGGGATAGGGTACATATTCTCATGAAG CATGATCAAGTTGTATGTGGCATAGATTGGAGttcgaaaacaaacaaaattgtGACTGTGTCGCATGATCGAAATTC GTATGTTTGGAACCAAGAAGCAGGAGAGTGGGTGCCAACTCTTGTTATTCTACGACTAAATCGTGCTGCTCTATGTGTGCAATGGAGTCCAACAG AAAACAAGTTTGCTGTTGGAAGTGGTGCAAAAACAGTGTGTATATGCTACTACGAGCAAGACAATAACTG GTGGGTCAGTAAACTTATAAGAAAGAAACACAATTCTTCTGTGACAAGTGTTGCCTGGCATCCGAACAAC ATTCTTTTGGCAACGACATCAACAGATGGAAAATGCAGAGTTTTTTCTACTTTTATTAAGGGTGTTGATACAAG GGTCTCTGAAGCAAGCTCTTCATCTGAGACAAAGTTTGGCGAG CAAATAATTCAGCTTGATCTCTCTTATTCGTGGGCGTTTGGTGTAAAGTGGTCTCCCACAGGCAATACATTAGCCTATGTAG GTCATAACTCGATGATATATTTTGTTGATGATGTGGGCCCCTCACCTTTGGCACAAACTGTCGCATTCCGTGATTTGCCCCTCTGTGAT ATCCTATTCGTGTCAGAGAAAATGGTTATAGGTGTGGGATTTGATTACAATCCAATGGTTTTTGCAGCAGATGAAAGTGGATCGTG GAGCTTTATTAGATTTTTGGGTGAAAGGCAAACGGCTCCAACAAATGCACGATATGGTTCACAG CTATCGGGAGCTTTCGGAAAACTATATGGTCAGTCAAAGTATAGCAATGCCAATGACACAGTTGATGATACAAGTGACCGTTCTCATGAAAACTGCATAAC TCGCATTGTACCGTTGAAGAAGGGAACGGATTCAAAAGTTGCACGCTTCAGCACTTCAG GACTTGATGGGAAGGTAGTTATCTGGGATTTGGGAAGCCACAATCTTGCCGACTATCTATGA